A single Gemmatimonas sp. UBA7669 DNA region contains:
- a CDS encoding shikimate kinase gives MNAWNAEGAQIDGHLVLVGLPGSGKSTVGRTVAKRLGRPFLDYDVEIERRVGMSVARFFAERGEPAFRELEVDLTRELAAAPPMVLAPGGGWVTNPGVMELLRPPGRIIHLRISPAEAVRRLSRSRVVRPLLQQADPAIKMQALWEARGPLYAQADLEVNVETLSQQQVMETVQALARDGTPRIG, from the coding sequence ATGAACGCGTGGAACGCTGAGGGCGCGCAGATCGACGGGCATCTGGTGCTCGTCGGTCTGCCGGGCTCGGGCAAGTCCACAGTGGGCCGGACGGTGGCCAAGCGGCTTGGGCGCCCCTTTCTCGACTACGACGTGGAAATCGAGCGGCGGGTGGGCATGTCGGTGGCGCGCTTTTTTGCCGAGCGGGGCGAACCGGCCTTTCGGGAGCTCGAGGTGGACCTGACCCGCGAACTGGCGGCCGCGCCGCCCATGGTGCTGGCTCCTGGCGGCGGCTGGGTAACCAATCCGGGCGTCATGGAACTGCTGAGGCCGCCAGGCCGCATCATTCATCTGCGAATCAGTCCGGCCGAAGCCGTCCGTCGATTGTCGCGATCCCGGGTGGTCCGGCCACTGCTGCAGCAAGCGGACCCAGCCATAAAAATGCAGGCCCTTTGGGAGGCCCGCGGTCCGCTTTATGCGCAGGCTGATCTGGAGGTAAACGTGGAAACTCTTTCACAGCAACAAGTTATGGAAACCGTCCAAGCGCTTGCCCGCGATGGGACGCCGAGGATAGGTTAG
- a CDS encoding tyrosine recombinase XerC, with protein MSEGAEAPLPTEIAEFLVHLEKARDLSPNTVSAYTRDLREFSTWLAATHGAAGWQWDALTRTHIRGYLAHLTRRGLAKRSIARQLSAVRSFYKWMHRDERVDVNPARAVPTPRLPRTLPAYLDRQQAEVLLQHAATRAQSLDFTDVRNLAMLELFYSSGLRLSELRGVDLTDLDLVSQQVKVRGKGRKERIVPVGDHAKQALRNYLVKRDVLLAKLAGSPRARLARGAVFLSERGARISARAVQHAMVGLMQAVSEGADLTTHSLRHTFATHLVDAGADLRAVQELLGHASISTTQIYTHTSVDRLKKVYRQAHPRA; from the coding sequence ATGTCTGAGGGAGCCGAAGCGCCGCTCCCAACCGAGATTGCCGAGTTCCTCGTGCATCTCGAGAAAGCGCGCGACCTCTCGCCCAACACCGTGTCGGCCTACACGCGCGACCTGCGCGAGTTCAGCACCTGGCTGGCGGCCACGCATGGTGCAGCCGGCTGGCAGTGGGATGCGCTGACGCGCACGCACATTCGCGGCTATTTGGCGCACCTCACCCGGCGCGGTCTGGCCAAGCGCTCCATCGCGCGGCAGCTCTCGGCGGTGCGCAGCTTCTACAAATGGATGCACCGGGACGAGCGCGTGGATGTGAACCCTGCGCGCGCCGTGCCGACGCCGCGTCTGCCGCGCACGCTGCCCGCCTATCTCGACCGGCAGCAGGCCGAGGTGCTGTTGCAGCATGCCGCCACGCGTGCGCAGAGTCTGGACTTTACCGACGTGCGCAACCTCGCCATGCTCGAGCTGTTCTATTCGAGCGGACTGCGTTTGAGCGAGCTGCGCGGGGTGGACCTCACCGATCTCGATCTCGTTTCGCAGCAGGTCAAGGTGCGGGGCAAGGGCCGCAAGGAACGCATCGTGCCGGTGGGCGATCATGCCAAGCAGGCGCTGCGCAATTATCTGGTCAAGCGCGATGTCCTGCTGGCCAAGCTGGCCGGCTCCCCACGCGCGCGCCTGGCCCGCGGCGCCGTGTTTCTCAGCGAGCGTGGTGCGCGCATCAGTGCACGGGCCGTGCAGCATGCCATGGTGGGGCTCATGCAGGCGGTGAGCGAAGGTGCCGATCTTACCACCCACTCGCTGCGGCACACCTTTGCCACGCACCTCGTGGACGCCGGCGCCGACCTGCGCGCGGTGCAGGAGTTGCTCGGCCACGCCAGCATCAGCACCACGCAGATCTACACGCACACCAGCGTCGACCGCCTCAAGAAGGTGTACAGGCAGGCGCACCCGCGGGCCTAG
- the topA gene encoding type I DNA topoisomerase, translating to MPAKKAAPKKAAKTVKAAAPVSSAAAPARKAAKKAAAKKTSASKAVAKKAAARRSAAVEEPEDLEPAPAGGTALVIVESPTKAKNIGKYLGRGYTVRATVGHVRDLPAKKLGIDIDKGFAPEYVTIEGKEDILTDLKKLAKGAREIFIATDPDREGEAIGWHVEQYLTQPKRHAVSAPIRRVMFHEVTKDAVIRSLAKPIDIDTRKVEAQQARRVLDRLVGYKASPVLWKTVKKGLSAGRVQTVALRLIVEREREIRAFTPVEYWSVAADLQKGQQPFTAKLHQIDGKKPEISNGSEADRILADLKGRKELVVTEVKRRERRKNPAAPFTTSTLQQEAAKKLNFGSKRTMRLAQDLYEGIDIGIDGATGLITYMRTDSTRVSEDAANAARESLRAQFGDDHLAPTAQLYPSAKSNAQDAHEGVRPTDPSRRPESVQKFLTADQFKLYQLIWQRFMASQMAPAVFDTTTVDFDVPAGGRQYLFRATGSVIKFQGFLALYREAREEGDAKALEDEQALPVLDVDEKVPVKAITSSQHFTEPPPRFSEASLVKELERLGIGRPSTYSSIISVLEERRYVSKDQRRFFPTELGETVEKVMVKKFPDIFNVGFTAQMEEELDKIADGEIDWVHALGDFWTPFQRTLNDNDLDALIGEAYDLSGLAKEKCPECGGKLVAKGGFFGPFVACENHPKACKYTRPIKGEKKPAELTKYLCQECGAPMVVRHGRSGDFLGCSKFPKCRGTRSMPTGIMCPKDGGEIAERRSKKRGKAFYGCENYPNCDFVVWDKPVADTCPECNYLGAEAKSNKTRGAFRKCIKCGNEWDVPSPEDAAEVAEVA from the coding sequence ATGCCAGCAAAGAAGGCAGCACCCAAGAAGGCCGCCAAAACGGTAAAGGCCGCGGCGCCGGTGTCATCGGCTGCCGCGCCTGCCCGCAAGGCCGCCAAAAAAGCCGCAGCCAAAAAGACCAGCGCGAGCAAAGCGGTGGCCAAGAAGGCGGCTGCCCGTCGCAGCGCCGCCGTCGAGGAACCGGAGGATCTTGAACCGGCGCCCGCTGGTGGAACCGCGCTGGTCATCGTCGAGTCGCCCACCAAGGCCAAGAACATCGGCAAGTATCTGGGGCGCGGCTACACCGTGCGCGCCACGGTGGGCCATGTCCGCGACCTGCCGGCCAAGAAGCTCGGCATCGACATCGACAAGGGCTTTGCGCCCGAGTACGTGACGATCGAGGGCAAGGAGGACATCCTCACCGACCTCAAGAAGCTGGCGAAGGGCGCCCGCGAGATCTTCATCGCCACCGACCCTGATCGCGAAGGGGAGGCCATCGGCTGGCACGTGGAGCAGTATCTCACGCAGCCGAAGCGCCACGCGGTGTCCGCGCCCATCCGTCGTGTGATGTTCCACGAGGTCACCAAGGACGCGGTCATTCGCTCGCTGGCCAAGCCCATCGACATCGACACCCGCAAGGTGGAGGCCCAGCAGGCCCGCCGCGTGCTCGATCGCCTCGTGGGCTACAAGGCCAGTCCGGTGCTCTGGAAGACCGTCAAGAAGGGGCTTAGCGCCGGCCGTGTGCAAACGGTCGCGCTGCGGCTCATCGTCGAGCGGGAGCGCGAAATTCGCGCGTTCACGCCCGTCGAGTACTGGAGCGTGGCCGCCGACCTGCAGAAGGGGCAGCAGCCCTTCACGGCCAAGCTGCATCAGATCGATGGCAAGAAGCCGGAGATCTCCAACGGCAGCGAAGCCGATCGCATTCTCGCCGACCTCAAGGGACGCAAGGAACTCGTCGTCACCGAGGTCAAGCGCCGCGAGCGGCGCAAGAATCCGGCGGCACCGTTCACCACGTCCACGCTGCAGCAGGAAGCCGCCAAGAAGCTGAACTTCGGCTCCAAGCGCACCATGCGCCTGGCGCAGGATCTGTACGAAGGCATCGACATCGGCATCGACGGCGCCACGGGTCTCATTACCTACATGCGTACCGACTCCACGCGTGTAAGTGAGGACGCGGCCAATGCGGCGCGCGAGTCGCTGCGGGCACAGTTCGGCGACGATCACCTCGCGCCCACGGCGCAGCTCTATCCCAGCGCCAAGTCGAACGCGCAGGACGCCCACGAGGGCGTGCGCCCCACCGATCCCTCGCGTCGTCCCGAGTCGGTGCAGAAGTTCCTCACGGCCGACCAGTTCAAGCTCTATCAGCTCATCTGGCAGCGCTTCATGGCCTCGCAGATGGCGCCGGCGGTGTTCGACACCACCACGGTGGACTTCGACGTGCCCGCCGGTGGCCGCCAGTACCTGTTCCGCGCCACGGGCTCGGTGATCAAGTTCCAGGGCTTCCTCGCGCTCTATCGCGAGGCGCGTGAAGAGGGAGACGCCAAGGCTCTCGAAGACGAACAGGCGCTGCCGGTGCTCGACGTCGACGAAAAGGTGCCGGTCAAGGCCATCACCTCGTCGCAGCACTTCACCGAGCCGCCGCCGCGCTTCTCTGAAGCCTCGCTCGTCAAGGAACTCGAGCGACTGGGCATCGGCCGTCCGTCCACCTACTCCTCCATCATCTCGGTGCTCGAGGAGCGACGCTATGTGTCCAAGGACCAGCGGCGCTTCTTCCCCACCGAGCTCGGCGAGACCGTCGAGAAGGTGATGGTCAAGAAGTTCCCCGACATTTTCAACGTGGGCTTCACCGCGCAGATGGAGGAGGAGCTCGACAAGATTGCCGACGGCGAGATCGATTGGGTGCACGCGCTGGGCGATTTCTGGACGCCCTTCCAGCGCACACTCAACGACAACGACCTCGACGCACTCATTGGCGAGGCCTACGACCTCTCCGGACTCGCCAAGGAAAAGTGTCCGGAGTGCGGTGGCAAGCTCGTGGCCAAGGGCGGTTTCTTCGGGCCCTTCGTGGCCTGCGAGAATCACCCCAAGGCCTGCAAGTACACGCGCCCCATCAAGGGCGAGAAAAAGCCGGCGGAGCTGACCAAGTATCTCTGCCAGGAGTGCGGCGCGCCCATGGTGGTGCGTCATGGGCGCTCGGGCGACTTCCTCGGCTGCAGCAAGTTCCCGAAGTGCCGCGGTACGCGCAGCATGCCCACCGGCATCATGTGTCCCAAGGATGGCGGCGAGATTGCCGAGCGGCGCAGCAAGAAGCGCGGCAAGGCCTTCTACGGCTGCGAGAACTATCCCAACTGCGACTTTGTGGTGTGGGACAAGCCCGTGGCGGACACCTGCCCCGAGTGCAACTACCTGGGGGCCGAGGCCAAGTCCAACAAGACGCGTGGGGCCTTCCGCAAGTGCATCAAGTGCGGCAACGAGTGGGATGTGCCCTCGCCGGAGGACGCGGCCGAGGTGGCGGAAGTGGCGTGA
- a CDS encoding DUF494 family protein: MDERWTPVVAELRERFAADTDIVEVEAYLSSQGYDRRQIGEILSLLYRDTVSSRSWVDTAGTRNVPLRVQGPHERGRFTAEAWGYLVLMHASGTVNQTDFEQLVERALVHVDGRIGLAEIRAVAEQSGFDDGAVGGERPLIH; encoded by the coding sequence ATGGACGAACGCTGGACACCGGTTGTAGCCGAACTACGGGAGCGCTTTGCCGCCGACACGGATATCGTGGAGGTGGAAGCCTACCTGTCGTCGCAAGGATACGACCGTCGTCAGATTGGTGAGATTCTTTCTTTACTGTATCGCGATACTGTGTCGTCCCGGAGCTGGGTCGACACGGCCGGAACGCGGAACGTCCCGTTGCGGGTACAAGGCCCACATGAGCGCGGCCGGTTCACGGCTGAAGCCTGGGGCTACCTTGTTCTCATGCACGCCTCGGGGACCGTGAACCAAACCGACTTCGAGCAACTTGTGGAGCGTGCGCTCGTCCATGTGGATGGTCGCATCGGGCTCGCTGAAATCCGCGCAGTCGCGGAACAGAGCGGGTTCGACGATGGCGCCGTGGGCGGCGAGCGTCCCCTGATTCACTGA
- the hslU gene encoding ATP-dependent protease ATPase subunit HslU produces the protein MPSPRTKQAIARLADLTPRQIVAELDRYIVGQADAKKAVAIALRNRWRRQRAPEAIRQEIAPNNIILIGPTGVGKTEIARRLAKLSGAPFVKVEASKFTEVGYVGRDVESMVRDLIENAIDMVRSEREVEVEDLANEKVDERILDLLLPTPPALQSETPDAKAEHEAALERHKRTREKLKALLLDGQLDGREVEVEVTQQGPGLPGQAMPGAPEGMESMAEWFRDMLPKRKKRRTVKVSEARRLLLDEELDKLIDLDDLTADALERTEAMGIVFLDEIDKIAGERGQGGGPDVSREGVQRDLLPIVEGSNVQTKYGMVKTDHILFVAAGAFHVSKPSDLIPELQGRFPIRVELKALTEADFVRIMQEPEHALTKQYAALVEAENASLSFTDAGIAELARVATRLNERMENIGARRLHTVMTTLLEELLYELPDRGREPVVVDAAMVRERLKVISEDEDLRKYIL, from the coding sequence ATGCCATCACCACGTACGAAACAGGCCATTGCGCGGCTGGCCGACCTTACGCCGCGTCAGATCGTTGCCGAACTCGATCGCTACATCGTGGGCCAGGCCGACGCCAAGAAGGCCGTCGCCATTGCGCTGCGCAATCGCTGGCGGCGTCAGCGCGCACCGGAAGCCATTCGCCAGGAAATCGCGCCCAACAACATCATCCTCATCGGCCCGACCGGCGTGGGCAAGACGGAGATCGCCCGTCGTCTCGCCAAGTTGTCCGGCGCGCCCTTCGTGAAGGTCGAAGCCTCCAAGTTCACCGAAGTCGGCTACGTGGGCCGCGACGTGGAAAGCATGGTACGCGACCTCATCGAGAACGCCATCGACATGGTGCGCAGTGAGCGCGAGGTCGAAGTCGAAGATCTCGCCAACGAAAAGGTTGATGAACGCATTCTCGACTTGCTCTTGCCCACGCCGCCCGCCCTGCAGTCGGAAACGCCCGATGCAAAAGCCGAGCATGAGGCGGCGCTCGAGCGACACAAGCGCACGCGCGAGAAGCTCAAGGCGCTTTTGCTCGATGGGCAGCTTGACGGCCGCGAAGTGGAGGTGGAAGTCACGCAGCAGGGGCCGGGATTGCCGGGCCAGGCCATGCCGGGCGCGCCCGAAGGCATGGAGAGCATGGCCGAGTGGTTTCGCGACATGCTGCCCAAGCGCAAGAAGCGGCGCACGGTCAAGGTGAGTGAAGCGCGACGGCTCTTACTCGACGAGGAGCTCGACAAACTCATCGATCTCGACGATCTCACCGCCGATGCGCTGGAGCGTACCGAAGCCATGGGCATCGTCTTTCTCGACGAGATCGACAAGATCGCCGGCGAGCGCGGCCAGGGCGGTGGTCCTGACGTGTCGCGCGAAGGCGTGCAGCGCGACCTGCTGCCCATTGTCGAGGGCAGCAACGTGCAGACCAAGTACGGCATGGTGAAGACCGACCACATTCTCTTCGTTGCGGCCGGCGCATTTCACGTCAGCAAACCCAGCGACCTCATTCCCGAGTTGCAGGGCCGCTTCCCCATTCGTGTCGAGCTCAAGGCGCTCACCGAAGCCGACTTCGTGCGCATCATGCAGGAGCCCGAGCACGCGCTCACCAAGCAGTACGCGGCGCTCGTGGAGGCCGAGAACGCCTCGCTGTCCTTTACCGACGCGGGCATCGCCGAGCTGGCGCGCGTGGCCACACGGCTCAACGAGCGCATGGAAAACATTGGGGCGCGGCGCCTGCACACCGTCATGACCACGCTGCTGGAAGAGTTGCTCTACGAGCTGCCAGACCGCGGGCGCGAACCGGTGGTGGTGGACGCGGCCATGGTGCGCGAGCGGCTCAAGGTCATCAGCGAGGACGAGGACCTGCGCAAGTACATCTTGTAG
- the trmFO gene encoding methylenetetrahydrofolate--tRNA-(uracil(54)-C(5))-methyltransferase (FADH(2)-oxidizing) TrmFO, giving the protein MCPRRRTRPRWRKWRERPVTIHVIGGGLAGSEAAWQLAERGHDVVVHEMRPVRGTAAHRTERLGELVCSNTFKSTETSNAHGLLKAEMRALGSLILSCADDARVPGGTALTVDREIFSQGVHERLHAHPRITVSREEVTALPDVGVVATGPLTSDALAETIRTRLGVESLAFYDAIAPVVSLESINQDIAFRASRWGKETMDGAGEEGAYLNCPFTKDEYEAFIDALTTADQFTAHEFDSVPYFEGCMPVEEMARRGRESLRFGPMKPIGLRDPRNDSKPWAVAQLRMEDRAGRMWNLVGFQTRLRIPEQARVFRMIPGLADAEFLRFGSIHRNSYVNAPAALTPHLSLRDAPTTMFAGQITGVEGYTESSATGLLAGINLSRMLRGEEPVVPPPTTMMGALYRYLREADPKHFQPMNANFGLLEELTDVPARVLKDKTRKRELYAERGLAHMAAWRDEHALGTVAV; this is encoded by the coding sequence ATGTGCCCTCGCCGGAGGACGCGGCCGAGGTGGCGGAAGTGGCGTGAGCGGCCGGTGACCATTCACGTCATCGGCGGCGGTCTCGCCGGCAGTGAGGCCGCGTGGCAGTTGGCAGAGCGCGGCCACGATGTGGTGGTGCACGAGATGCGCCCCGTGCGCGGCACGGCGGCGCACCGCACCGAGCGCCTGGGCGAGCTGGTGTGCTCCAACACATTCAAGAGCACCGAAACCAGCAACGCGCACGGCCTGCTCAAGGCCGAGATGCGTGCGCTGGGCTCGCTCATCCTCTCCTGCGCTGACGATGCGCGTGTGCCGGGTGGCACCGCGCTCACCGTGGACCGTGAGATCTTCTCGCAGGGCGTGCATGAACGGCTGCACGCGCATCCGCGTATCACGGTGTCGCGCGAAGAAGTCACCGCGTTGCCTGACGTGGGCGTGGTGGCCACCGGCCCGCTCACAAGTGATGCCCTCGCCGAGACCATTCGCACACGATTGGGTGTGGAGTCGCTGGCGTTCTACGATGCCATCGCGCCGGTGGTGAGTCTCGAGTCCATCAATCAGGACATTGCCTTCCGCGCCTCGCGCTGGGGCAAGGAAACGATGGACGGGGCAGGGGAGGAAGGCGCCTATCTCAACTGCCCGTTCACGAAGGACGAGTACGAGGCGTTCATCGACGCGCTTACCACCGCCGACCAGTTTACTGCGCACGAGTTCGACAGCGTGCCGTACTTCGAGGGCTGCATGCCCGTCGAGGAAATGGCGCGCCGCGGACGCGAAAGTCTGCGCTTCGGTCCCATGAAGCCCATTGGGCTGCGCGATCCGCGCAACGACAGCAAGCCGTGGGCGGTGGCGCAGTTGCGCATGGAGGACCGCGCCGGTCGCATGTGGAACCTGGTGGGCTTTCAGACGCGGCTGCGCATTCCCGAGCAGGCGCGCGTGTTTCGCATGATTCCCGGCCTGGCCGACGCCGAGTTCCTGCGCTTCGGCAGCATCCATCGCAACAGCTATGTGAATGCGCCGGCCGCGCTCACGCCGCATTTGTCATTGCGCGATGCCCCCACCACCATGTTTGCCGGACAGATCACCGGGGTGGAAGGCTACACCGAAAGCAGCGCCACGGGACTGCTGGCCGGCATCAATCTTTCGCGCATGCTGCGTGGCGAGGAGCCGGTCGTGCCGCCGCCCACCACCATGATGGGTGCGCTGTACCGCTACCTGCGTGAGGCCGACCCGAAGCACTTCCAGCCCATGAACGCCAACTTCGGCTTGCTGGAGGAGCTCACGGATGTGCCGGCCCGCGTGCTCAAGGACAAGACGCGCAAGCGCGAACTGTATGCGGAACGCGGGCTCGCGCATATGGCCGCCTGGCGTGACGAGCACGCGTTGGGCACGGTCGCGGTCTGA
- the hslV gene encoding ATP-dependent protease subunit HslV, whose product MPLPPVRATTILAVRKNGRVAIGGDGQVSIGDTVAKNTAVKVRALKGGRVLAGFAGSVADALTLFEKFEEKLERYPGNLPRAAVELAKEWRSDRVLRRLEAMLIVADGDHGFMLSGNGELIEPDDGILAIGSGGAYAQAAARALARETGLAPREIVEKALVIAGEICIYTNTNITVLEPTV is encoded by the coding sequence ATGCCACTTCCTCCTGTCCGGGCCACCACGATCCTCGCGGTGCGCAAGAACGGCCGGGTCGCCATCGGGGGCGACGGCCAGGTGTCCATCGGCGACACGGTCGCCAAGAATACGGCCGTCAAGGTGCGCGCGCTCAAGGGCGGCCGCGTGCTGGCCGGTTTTGCCGGCAGCGTGGCCGATGCGCTCACGCTGTTCGAGAAGTTCGAAGAAAAGCTCGAGCGCTATCCCGGTAATCTGCCGCGTGCGGCCGTGGAGCTGGCCAAGGAGTGGCGCAGCGATCGCGTGCTGCGTCGCCTCGAAGCCATGCTCATCGTCGCCGATGGCGACCACGGTTTCATGCTGAGCGGCAACGGCGAACTCATCGAGCCGGACGACGGCATCCTCGCCATCGGCTCGGGTGGTGCCTATGCCCAGGCTGCGGCGCGCGCGCTCGCGCGTGAAACCGGACTGGCGCCGCGCGAGATCGTAGAGAAGGCTCTCGTCATTGCCGGCGAGATCTGCATCTACACGAATACGAACATCACCGTGCTCGAACCCACGGTCTGA
- a CDS encoding threonine ammonia-lyase: MYPIAYADVASARERLRPFFDPSPVRHYPLLDELVGFGIRVYVKHENHLPTGSFKVRNGTASITALSPEAARRGVVAATTGNHGLGLAWAGAARDVAVTICVPTGNNPEKNATIRSLGATLVEVGARYDETVAACRDIALREERTLVHSTNHREVLAGAGTMTDEWLDVVPDLDALVIALGGGSQAVGASVVAAHRKPGLAVYAVQSAGASAQHDAWHDGTPRANAPVATFAEGIATGSTYELTFDALRRGLTDFVLASEPAIAQAVRDLWRITHNLPEGAGAAGLAGLRLLAPRLAGQRVGIVMCGGNLDAERAAVVLAGGKP, encoded by the coding sequence ATGTACCCGATTGCCTACGCCGATGTTGCGTCCGCGCGTGAGCGCCTGCGGCCATTCTTTGACCCGTCGCCGGTGCGCCACTACCCGCTGCTGGATGAGTTGGTGGGCTTTGGCATCCGCGTGTATGTGAAGCACGAGAACCACTTGCCCACCGGCAGTTTCAAGGTGCGCAACGGCACCGCGAGTATCACGGCACTTTCGCCAGAGGCAGCACGACGTGGCGTGGTGGCCGCCACCACCGGCAACCACGGACTGGGCCTGGCCTGGGCGGGCGCCGCGCGTGATGTGGCGGTGACCATTTGCGTGCCGACGGGCAACAACCCGGAGAAGAACGCCACCATCCGGTCATTGGGCGCCACGCTGGTGGAAGTGGGTGCGCGTTACGACGAGACCGTGGCGGCCTGCCGGGACATCGCGCTGCGCGAAGAGCGAACGCTGGTGCACTCCACCAATCACCGCGAGGTGCTGGCCGGCGCCGGCACCATGACCGACGAGTGGCTGGATGTGGTGCCGGACCTCGATGCGCTGGTGATTGCGCTTGGCGGCGGCTCGCAGGCGGTGGGCGCTTCGGTCGTGGCGGCGCATCGCAAGCCCGGGCTGGCAGTGTACGCGGTGCAAAGCGCGGGGGCGAGTGCGCAGCACGATGCCTGGCACGATGGAACACCGCGGGCCAATGCACCGGTAGCCACGTTTGCCGAGGGCATTGCGACAGGCTCGACATACGAGCTGACGTTCGATGCGCTGCGTCGGGGGCTCACGGACTTTGTGCTGGCGAGTGAACCCGCGATCGCGCAGGCGGTGCGCGATCTGTGGCGTATCACGCACAACTTGCCGGAAGGTGCGGGCGCGGCGGGGCTGGCCGGGCTCAGACTGCTTGCGCCGCGACTGGCCGGGCAGCGGGTTGGAATCGTGATGTGCGGGGGCAATCTCGATGCGGAGCGGGCGGCGGTGGTGCTTGCGGGTGGGAAACCGTAG
- the aroC gene encoding chorismate synthase, whose product MASLRFTTAGESHGPALVSVLEGMPAGVPVLAADIDTQLARRQQGYGRGRRMQIETDRIEFLSGVRAGETLGSPVAMLIRNTDWRNWQEIMDPAPREGDAEGPRKRHVTRVRPGHADLTGLLKYDRQDARDILERASARETTARVAAGALCRVLLREVGVSIGSHLVHLGGIDARRPTDMPADLNAAADASPLRTLDPEAEAQMIARIDAAKKEGNTLGGICEVVVSGLPVGLGSHVSWDRRLDGRLGQAMLSIPAVKGVEIGLGFETARRTGAEVHDEIEAAPGRTRAGHVRRASNRAGGTEGGMSTGEDLVVRVAMKPISTLMRPLGTVDVATGQAAQAVAERSDVTAVPAMGVIAEAMAAFVLADALLEKVGGDSLAEVQRNLEAYLARLDERVER is encoded by the coding sequence ATGGCCTCGCTTCGCTTCACCACCGCCGGGGAATCCCACGGCCCCGCGCTTGTTTCCGTGCTCGAGGGCATGCCAGCCGGCGTGCCTGTACTTGCTGCCGACATCGACACTCAGCTTGCCCGACGGCAGCAGGGGTACGGTCGCGGGCGCCGCATGCAGATCGAAACCGATCGCATCGAGTTCCTCTCGGGTGTGCGTGCCGGAGAGACCCTCGGCTCGCCGGTCGCCATGCTCATTCGCAATACCGACTGGCGCAACTGGCAGGAGATCATGGACCCCGCCCCGCGAGAGGGCGACGCCGAGGGCCCACGCAAGCGCCATGTGACACGCGTCCGACCCGGTCACGCCGATCTCACCGGTCTGCTCAAGTACGACCGGCAGGACGCGCGTGACATTCTCGAGCGCGCCTCGGCACGCGAGACCACGGCCCGGGTGGCCGCGGGGGCCCTCTGCCGCGTGCTGCTGCGCGAAGTCGGGGTGAGCATCGGCTCTCACCTCGTGCATCTCGGCGGCATCGATGCGCGTCGTCCGACCGACATGCCGGCGGATCTGAACGCGGCCGCTGATGCGTCGCCGCTGCGTACGCTCGACCCCGAGGCGGAAGCGCAGATGATCGCCCGCATCGACGCCGCCAAGAAGGAGGGCAATACGCTGGGGGGCATCTGCGAGGTGGTGGTAAGTGGTCTGCCAGTTGGCCTGGGCTCGCATGTGTCCTGGGACCGTCGCCTGGACGGCCGACTGGGGCAGGCCATGCTGTCCATACCGGCCGTGAAGGGCGTGGAGATCGGCCTGGGCTTCGAAACGGCCCGTCGGACGGGTGCTGAGGTGCATGACGAGATCGAGGCCGCCCCGGGCCGTACACGGGCCGGCCACGTACGCCGCGCCAGCAATCGCGCAGGTGGCACCGAGGGCGGCATGAGCACCGGCGAGGATCTTGTCGTCCGCGTGGCCATGAAGCCCATTTCCACCCTCATGCGCCCTCTGGGCACGGTGGACGTGGCCACGGGGCAGGCGGCACAGGCCGTCGCGGAGCGCAGTGATGTCACGGCGGTGCCGGCCATGGGGGTCATTGCCGAGGCCATGGCAGCCTTTGTGCTGGCCGATGCCCTGCTCGAAAAAGTTGGCGGCGATTCGCTGGCCGAGGTGCAGCGCAATCTCGAGGCCTATCTGGCTCGGCTCGATGAACGCGTGGAACGCTGA